A genomic segment from Corylus avellana chromosome ca5, CavTom2PMs-1.0 encodes:
- the LOC132183415 gene encoding uncharacterized protein LOC132183415: MSGQLSSKTSFNSAALSPVSVLLPAKLHTIHSVKEVTESEAEQPKPTDLEVSSKKKMRRERSESKSLSDLEFEELKGFMDLGFVFFDEDRNNSSLASILPGLHRFGKKDGEEEEIDESAISRPYLSEAWEVFERRKAENPLMNWRIPALNSEINIKDSLRLWALSWPINLGKWV, encoded by the coding sequence ATGAGTGGCCAATTGAGCTCCAAAACAAGCTTCAACTCTGCTGCTCTGTCTCCGGTCTCGGTCCTCCTCCCGGCCAAACTCCACACCATCCATTCAGTAAAAGAGGTGACAGAATCAGAAGCAGAGCAACCAAAGCCGACAGATTTGGAAGTGTCATccaagaagaagatgagaaggGAAAGAAGCGAAAGCAAGAGCTTGTCTGACCTCGAATTTGAGGAGCTAAAAGGGTTTATGGATTTGGGGTTTGTTTTCTTCGATGAAGATAGGAATAATTCAAGCTTGGCTTCAATCCTTCCTGGGTTGCATAGATTCGGAAAGAAAGATggggaagaagaggaaattGATGAGTCTGCAATTTCAAGGCCTTATCTTTCTGAAGCTTGGGAGGTTTTTGAGAGGAGAAAGGCAGAGAATCCATTGATGAATTGGAGAATTCCTGCTTTGAACAGTGAGATTAACATCAAAGATAGTCTAAGATTGTGGGCATTGTCATGGCCCATAAATCTGGGCAAATGGGTTTAG